One region of Deinococcus budaensis genomic DNA includes:
- a CDS encoding metal-sulfur cluster assembly factor, whose product MDDTTVNAAPDTAGAGGLPNEAQILEALKVVKDPEIPVNVVDLGLIYGVDVNPGGLVDITMTLTSVGCPVQDLIRADAEMAVGRLDGVSEVNVEFVWTPPWGPDKMTEDGKRQMRMFGFNV is encoded by the coding sequence ATGGACGACACCACCGTGAACGCCGCGCCGGACACCGCCGGGGCGGGCGGCCTGCCCAACGAGGCGCAGATTCTCGAGGCCCTCAAGGTCGTCAAGGATCCCGAAATTCCGGTCAACGTGGTCGATCTGGGCCTGATCTACGGGGTGGACGTGAATCCCGGCGGCTTGGTGGACATCACCATGACGCTGACCAGCGTGGGCTGCCCGGTGCAGGACCTGATTCGCGCCGACGCCGAGATGGCCGTGGGACGGCTGGACGGGGTCAGCGAGGTCAACGTCGAGTTCGTCTGGACGCCGCCCTGGGGACCGGACAAGATGACCGAGGACGGCAAGCGGCAGATGCGGATGTTCGGCTTCAACGTGTAA
- a CDS encoding acyl-CoA dehydrogenase codes for MTATLTAEPGMAFALSGDQRLIVQHVREYARAEIAPKAAEYDRSGEFPHEQLRGLADLGLMGATLPEAWDGAGLDSVTYALCLEEIAAADASVAVIVSVQNGLPEQMILRYGTDAQRETYLRPLARGEKIGAFCLTESGAGSDAASLRLKAERDGDGWVLNGAKAWITSGGQAQTYLVMARTGGPGARGVSCFIVEQGTPGLSFGRPEEKMGLHAAHTTTVTFDGVRVPAANLVGEEGQGLVIALASLDAGRIGIAMQALGIARSALEHAARYASEREQFGKKLKEFEGVSFKVARMAARIESARLVALKAAWLKDQGLPYGKEASIAKLLASEAAVDCTRDAIQIFGGNGYSREYPVERLYRDAKVTEIYEGTSEIQQLVIGRAVFAEYAE; via the coding sequence ATGACCGCGACCCTCACCGCCGAGCCGGGCATGGCCTTTGCGCTTTCCGGAGACCAGCGCCTGATCGTGCAGCATGTCCGCGAATACGCGCGCGCCGAGATCGCGCCCAAGGCCGCCGAGTACGACCGCAGCGGCGAGTTTCCGCACGAGCAGCTGCGCGGGCTGGCCGACCTCGGCCTGATGGGCGCGACCCTGCCCGAGGCGTGGGACGGCGCGGGCCTGGACTCGGTGACCTACGCCCTGTGCCTGGAGGAGATCGCCGCCGCCGACGCCTCGGTCGCCGTGATCGTCTCGGTGCAAAACGGTCTGCCCGAGCAGATGATCCTGCGCTACGGCACCGACGCCCAGCGCGAGACCTACCTGCGCCCCCTGGCACGCGGCGAGAAGATCGGCGCCTTTTGCCTCACCGAGAGCGGGGCGGGCAGCGACGCGGCCAGCCTGCGGCTGAAGGCCGAGCGCGACGGCGACGGGTGGGTCCTGAACGGCGCCAAGGCCTGGATCACCTCGGGCGGGCAGGCCCAGACCTACCTGGTGATGGCCCGCACGGGCGGTCCCGGGGCGCGCGGCGTGTCGTGCTTCATCGTGGAACAGGGCACGCCCGGCCTGAGCTTCGGCCGCCCCGAGGAAAAGATGGGCCTGCACGCCGCCCACACGACCACCGTCACCTTCGACGGGGTGCGGGTGCCCGCCGCCAACCTGGTCGGTGAGGAGGGCCAGGGCCTCGTGATCGCCCTCGCCAGCCTGGACGCGGGCCGCATCGGGATCGCCATGCAGGCGCTGGGCATTGCCCGCTCGGCCCTGGAACACGCCGCCCGCTACGCCTCCGAGCGCGAGCAGTTCGGCAAGAAGCTCAAGGAGTTCGAGGGCGTCTCCTTCAAGGTCGCCCGCATGGCCGCCCGCATCGAATCGGCCCGGCTGGTGGCGCTCAAGGCCGCCTGGCTCAAGGACCAGGGCCTGCCCTACGGCAAGGAGGCCAGCATCGCCAAGCTGCTCGCCTCGGAGGCCGCCGTGGACTGCACCCGCGACGCCATCCAGATTTTCGGCGGCAACGGCTACAGCCGCGAGTATCCCGTCGAGCGCCTCTACCGCGACGCCAAGGTCACCGAGATCTACGAGGGCACCTCCGAGATCCAGCAGCTCGTGATCGGCCGCGCCGTCTTCGCCGAGTACGCCGAGTAA
- the fabZ gene encoding 3-hydroxyacyl-ACP dehydratase FabZ yields the protein MEPMLIQDVLKVLPHRFPFVLVDRVLSAGGGEVHALKNVTIGEPFFPGHFPQEPVMPGVLIVEALAQASMFCLHGELEPGTVGYLAGVEGARFKRKVVPGDQLHLYAKLEFLRRGLGKTTCRAEVDGAVAAEATILFAVGKG from the coding sequence ATGGAACCCATGCTGATTCAGGATGTGCTGAAAGTCTTGCCGCACCGCTTTCCCTTCGTGCTGGTGGACCGGGTGCTGAGCGCCGGGGGGGGCGAGGTCCACGCGCTGAAAAACGTGACGATTGGCGAACCCTTTTTCCCCGGCCACTTTCCGCAGGAGCCGGTGATGCCGGGCGTGTTGATCGTGGAAGCGCTGGCGCAGGCGAGCATGTTCTGCCTGCACGGGGAGCTGGAACCCGGCACGGTGGGCTACCTCGCCGGGGTCGAGGGCGCCCGCTTCAAACGCAAGGTGGTGCCGGGAGACCAGCTGCACCTGTACGCGAAACTGGAGTTCCTGCGCCGGGGCCTGGGCAAGACGACCTGCCGCGCCGAGGTGGACGGCGCGGTGGCGGCGGAGGCGACGATCCTGTTCGCGGTGGGGAAAGGGTGA
- a CDS encoding rhodanese-like domain-containing protein — MKEVTPAEGQQLVQEGALLIDVREQGEYDELHAEGAQLLPLSEFEARHAELPRDRPLVMICRSGARSARAGEYLLGQGYGDVTNLAGGTLAWAEAGLPTQGGKG; from the coding sequence ATGAAGGAAGTCACGCCCGCAGAGGGGCAACAGCTGGTGCAGGAGGGCGCGCTCCTGATCGACGTGCGCGAGCAGGGCGAATACGATGAGCTTCACGCCGAGGGCGCGCAGCTGCTCCCCTTGAGCGAGTTCGAGGCCCGCCACGCCGAGCTGCCCCGGGACCGGCCGCTGGTCATGATCTGCCGCAGCGGCGCCCGCAGCGCCCGCGCCGGGGAATACCTGCTGGGGCAGGGCTACGGCGACGTCACCAATCTGGCGGGCGGCACGCTGGCCTGGGCCGAGGCCGGGCTGCCGACCCAGGGAGGAAAAGGCTGA
- a CDS encoding zinc metallopeptidase has translation MIFGPYTILILVIFVASLVIQGYLSRTYGKWGNVRNSRGLTGAQLARMMLDENGLSHVPVNAVPGNLSDHYDPIRKTVNLSEANYNLPSVSALAVAAHEVGHAIQDKVRMPALVLRGRLAVPLSLGMNLAPLLLLVGIMTSLSGLLWVGVILFAGALLFHLVTLPVEFDASRRALAYLGQRGVVAGQEASGARAVLTAAALTYVAGFAMALAQLLNVLGIARSQSD, from the coding sequence ATGATCTTCGGCCCCTACACCATCTTGATTCTGGTTATCTTCGTCGCCTCGCTGGTGATTCAGGGCTATCTGAGCCGCACCTACGGCAAGTGGGGCAACGTCCGCAACAGCCGTGGCCTCACCGGCGCGCAGCTCGCCCGCATGATGCTGGACGAGAACGGCCTCTCGCACGTGCCGGTCAACGCCGTGCCCGGCAACCTCAGCGACCACTACGACCCCATCCGCAAGACCGTCAACCTGTCGGAAGCGAACTACAACCTGCCCAGCGTGTCGGCGCTGGCCGTCGCCGCCCACGAGGTCGGGCACGCGATTCAGGACAAGGTGCGGATGCCCGCGCTGGTGCTGCGCGGCCGCCTCGCCGTGCCGCTGAGCCTGGGCATGAACCTCGCGCCGCTGCTGCTTTTGGTCGGTATCATGACTTCGCTGAGTGGCCTGCTGTGGGTAGGCGTGATCCTGTTCGCGGGCGCGCTGCTCTTTCACCTGGTCACCCTGCCGGTCGAGTTCGACGCCAGCCGCCGGGCACTCGCTTACCTGGGCCAGCGCGGCGTGGTCGCCGGGCAGGAGGCCAGCGGCGCCCGCGCGGTCCTGACCGCCGCCGCCCTGACCTATGTCGCGGGCTTCGCGATGGCCCTGGCGCAGCTTCTGAACGTGCTGGGCATCGCGCGCAGCCAGAGCGACTGA
- a CDS encoding stage V sporulation protein S — translation MPQALIPVETLRVSGNSRPNAVAGAVAALLRSQGQVEVQAIGPAAVNQAVKALAIARGYLAGDRLDLTVQPSFVKLDVETEERTAMHFAVRGVQADPDLL, via the coding sequence ATGCCCCAGGCCCTGATTCCTGTCGAAACCCTGCGCGTCTCCGGCAACTCCCGGCCCAACGCGGTCGCGGGGGCAGTGGCCGCGCTGCTGCGGTCCCAGGGGCAGGTGGAGGTGCAGGCCATCGGCCCGGCCGCCGTCAATCAGGCGGTCAAGGCGCTCGCCATCGCGCGCGGGTATCTGGCGGGCGACCGCCTCGACCTCACCGTGCAGCCGTCTTTCGTCAAGCTCGATGTCGAGACCGAGGAGCGCACGGCGATGCATTTCGCGGTGCGCGGCGTTCAGGCTGACCCCGATCTTCTGTAG
- a CDS encoding LptF/LptG family permease yields MTRLTRYVTRELWPPLLAGTLLFTAILSFGYFFISSQYLRGVPLGLVGQWIAYQVPDTLVKVLPMAAVLMTVVAFGRLATERELVAVQAGGIGLGQVARPVVAVAAGVTALALWLSLWVAPRANVETRSLYWDVLTGSGLGRLVGQTLDLRGGLTLSLAGYDHETRRMSGVRVERWQQDDIRRGTVIFAQQGTFEDNRLSLTGYQVFSVNYAAAAELTRVPENDPAAFRAAVNEVFPSVVLPEDPGAALNLDTGLSRQETFAQYADAIGADSQGWPELIATLGDPGAPAQERQDARLNLNRKLALPFGNLVLALAALPFALRYGRTLGVSLGIALMIAVAYYLVFFVGLTLAGSFPALPEPGVWLANVAFALAALWLLRRT; encoded by the coding sequence TTGACCCGTCTCACCCGCTACGTCACCCGCGAGCTGTGGCCCCCGTTGCTGGCGGGCACGTTGCTGTTTACCGCGATCTTGAGTTTCGGGTACTTCTTCATCTCCAGCCAGTACCTGCGGGGGGTGCCGCTGGGGCTGGTGGGGCAGTGGATCGCCTATCAGGTGCCCGACACCTTGGTCAAGGTGCTGCCGATGGCCGCCGTGCTGATGACCGTGGTGGCCTTCGGGCGCCTCGCCACCGAGCGCGAACTGGTGGCGGTGCAGGCGGGCGGCATCGGGCTGGGACAGGTCGCGCGGCCGGTGGTGGCCGTCGCGGCGGGGGTGACCGCGCTGGCGCTGTGGCTGAGCCTGTGGGTCGCCCCGCGCGCCAACGTGGAGACGCGCAGCCTGTACTGGGACGTGCTGACGGGCAGCGGCCTGGGCCGACTGGTCGGGCAGACGCTGGACCTGCGCGGCGGGCTGACGCTCTCGCTGGCAGGCTACGACCACGAGACGCGGCGCATGAGCGGGGTGCGCGTCGAACGCTGGCAACAAGACGACATCCGCCGGGGCACAGTGATTTTCGCGCAGCAGGGAACGTTCGAGGACAACCGGCTGAGCCTCACGGGGTATCAGGTCTTCAGCGTGAACTACGCGGCCGCCGCCGAGCTGACGCGGGTGCCGGAAAATGACCCCGCCGCCTTCCGGGCGGCCGTGAACGAGGTCTTTCCCAGCGTGGTGCTGCCCGAAGACCCGGGAGCCGCGCTCAACCTCGACACCGGGCTGTCGCGCCAGGAGACGTTCGCCCAGTACGCCGACGCCATCGGGGCCGACAGTCAGGGGTGGCCCGAGCTGATCGCCACGCTGGGCGACCCCGGCGCGCCCGCGCAGGAGCGGCAGGACGCGCGGCTGAACCTCAACCGCAAGCTGGCGCTGCCCTTCGGGAACCTGGTGCTGGCGCTGGCGGCGCTGCCTTTCGCGCTCAGATACGGGCGCACGCTGGGGGTCAGCCTGGGCATCGCGCTGATGATCGCGGTCGCGTACTACCTGGTCTTTTTCGTGGGGCTGACGCTGGCGGGAAGCTTCCCCGCCTTGCCGGAGCCGGGCGTGTGGCTGGCGAACGTGGCCTTTGCACTCGCGGCCCTGTGGCTGCTGAGGCGCACGTGA